In Papio anubis isolate 15944 chromosome 20, Panubis1.0, whole genome shotgun sequence, a single window of DNA contains:
- the LIN7B gene encoding protein lin-7 homolog B, protein MAALVEPLGLERDVSRAVELLERLQRSGELPPQKLQALQRVLQSRFCSAIREVYEQLYDTLDITGSAEIRAHATAKATVAAFTASEGHAHPRVVELPKTDEGLGFNIMGGKEQNSPIYISRVIPGGVADRHGGLKRGDQLLSVNGVSVEGEQHEKAVELLKAAQGSVKLVVRYTPRVLEEMEARFEKMRSARRRQQHQSYSSLESRG, encoded by the exons ATGGCTGCGCTGGTGGAGCCGCTGGGGCTGGAGCGGG ACGTGTCCCGGGCGGTTGAGCTCCTCGAGCGGCTCCAGCGCAGCGGGGAGCTGCCCCCGCAGAAGCTGCAGGCCCTCCAGCGAGTCCTGCAGAGCCGCTTCTGCTCCGCTATTCGAGAG GTGTATGAGCAGCTTTATGACACGCTGGACATCACTGGCAGCGCCGAAATCCGAGCCCATGCCACAGCCAAG GCCACAGTGGCTGCCTTCACAGCCAGCGAGGGCCACGCACATCCCAGGGTAGTGGAGCTACCCAAGACGGATGAGGGCCTGGGCTTCAACATCATGGGTGGCAAAGAGCAGAACTCGCCCATCTACATCTCCCGGGTCATCCCGGGGGGTGTGGCTGACCGCCATGGAGGCCTGAAGCGTGGGGACCAACTGTTGTCGGTGAACGGTGTG AGCGTTGAGGGTGAGCAGCATGAGAAGGCGGTGGAGCTGCTGAAGGCGGCCCAGGGCTCGGTGAAGCTGGTCGTCCGTTACACGCCGCGAGTGCTGGAGGAGATGGAGGCCCGGTTCGAGAAGATGCGCTCTGCCCGCCGGCGCCAGCAGCACCAAAGCTACTC GTCCTTGGAGTCTCGAGGCTGA
- the C20H19orf73 gene encoding putative uncharacterized protein C19orf73 homolog: MGLKVGFQGGGSFRKDALWLEGGVSARWARAPHSAPLRPPRELHAAPPPATPTQTVVRPAGFPRRTRLMVRSAPPTQRPPTGSGCVSGLWRKGLGLRPQTLLRVGGVVLSSAPALRPRLGPGLRPRTSPLEAGLSPPSDLGRGLNLCPQTLKRAS, translated from the coding sequence ATGGGGTTAAAGGTTGGATTTCAAGGCGGGGGCAGCTTCCGGAAAGACGCGCTCTGGTTGGAAGGTGGAGTGAGCGCCCGGTGGGCGAGGGCACCTCATTCTGCACCCCTGCGCCCGCCTCGGGAACTGCACGCGGCACCCCCACCCGCGACTCCCACGCAGACGGTAGTGCGGCCTGCAGGGTTCCCCCGGCGGACGAGGCTAATGGTTCGCTCCGCCCCGCCCACACAGAGGCCGCCCACTGGCTCCGGCTGCGTTTCAGGACTCTGGAGGAAGGGACTTGGCCTTCGCCCTCAGACGCTCTTAAGGGTAGGCGGCGTTGTCCTCAGTTCTGCCCCTGCACTCAGACCCAGACTGGGTCCCGGCCTCCGCCCTCGGACTAGTCCCTTGGAAGCCGGCCTATCTCCGCCTTCAGACCTAGGGAGAGGTCTCAACCTCTGTCCTCAGACTCTGAAAAGGGCTTCTTAA